Proteins from a genomic interval of Candidatus Anoxymicrobium japonicum:
- a CDS encoding bifunctional hexulose-6-phosphate synthase/ribonuclease regulator gives MNKPVLQVALDFVDLERAIEVAREAIEGGVNWIEIGTPLIKSEGLNAVRAMRRAFPNHKIIADMKTIDAGRTEVETAAKAGANIIDVLGASSDATIAECVEAARNYGAEIVVDMIEVADPVERARAAEAAGANYIAVHTAIDVQMVGGDPFEVLEKVAGAVDIPVACAGGVNSETAARAIEHGARIVIVGGAIIKSADAKAAAAEIKNAMLTGVAGETTLYKRVDDAGIREALMRVSCANISDAMHRTGDLAGLRPVTHGVKIAGPVVTVRTYPGDWAKPVEAIDVAGEGDVIVIDAGGRGPAMWGELATHSAIGRKIAGVVADGAVRDTPEIRELRFGVWTRLITPTAGEPKGFGEINAPIKIAGVRIHPGDWAVGDDDGVVIIPKARAVEFANRAMDVLEKENRLRGEIQSGSTLSQVAYLEKWEKKK, from the coding sequence ATGAATAAACCGGTACTGCAGGTTGCGCTTGATTTCGTCGATCTCGAGCGCGCGATCGAGGTCGCCCGCGAGGCCATCGAGGGCGGCGTGAACTGGATCGAGATCGGCACGCCTCTCATCAAGAGCGAGGGGCTCAACGCTGTGCGCGCGATGCGCCGGGCGTTCCCCAATCACAAGATAATCGCCGACATGAAAACCATCGACGCTGGGCGCACCGAGGTCGAGACTGCGGCGAAGGCGGGCGCGAACATCATTGACGTGCTGGGAGCGTCATCGGACGCCACCATCGCCGAGTGCGTGGAGGCGGCGCGCAACTATGGCGCCGAGATCGTGGTGGACATGATCGAGGTTGCCGATCCTGTGGAGCGCGCCAGGGCCGCCGAGGCTGCGGGCGCGAACTACATCGCGGTGCACACGGCGATCGACGTCCAGATGGTGGGCGGCGACCCGTTCGAGGTTCTGGAGAAGGTCGCCGGGGCCGTGGACATCCCTGTGGCCTGCGCGGGCGGAGTCAACTCCGAGACCGCGGCGCGCGCGATCGAGCACGGCGCCCGGATCGTCATCGTCGGTGGTGCCATCATCAAGTCCGCGGACGCTAAAGCCGCCGCCGCCGAGATAAAGAACGCGATGCTCACCGGCGTCGCCGGGGAAACGACCCTCTACAAGCGCGTGGACGACGCCGGCATCCGCGAAGCGCTCATGCGCGTCTCATGCGCGAACATATCCGACGCGATGCACAGAACGGGCGATCTCGCGGGCCTCCGTCCCGTGACGCACGGCGTAAAAATTGCCGGCCCTGTGGTGACAGTGCGCACCTACCCTGGCGACTGGGCCAAGCCGGTCGAGGCGATCGACGTGGCGGGTGAAGGTGACGTTATCGTGATAGACGCCGGCGGGCGGGGTCCCGCTATGTGGGGAGAACTTGCCACGCACTCGGCTATCGGGCGCAAGATCGCGGGAGTGGTCGCCGACGGCGCTGTGCGCGATACGCCTGAAATCCGTGAGTTGCGCTTCGGGGTCTGGACCCGGCTCATCACGCCAACCGCGGGCGAGCCAAAGGGCTTCGGCGAGATAAACGCGCCGATAAAGATCGCGGGCGTGCGCATCCACCCGGGCGACTGGGCGGTGGGTGACGACGACGGTGTCGTTATCATTCCCAAAGCACGCGCGGTCGAGTTCGCGAACCGCGCGATGGATGTTCTCGAGAAAGAAAACCGTCTGCGCGGTGAGATCCAGAGCGGAAGCACATTGAGCCAGGTCGCGTACCTGGAGAAGTGGGAAAAAAAGAAGTAG
- a CDS encoding homoserine dehydrogenase: MTDPKHPVRIGLLGCGTIGSGVFHLARKNAAELAEAARRPLEIARILVKDLDEPRTFPADRALMTTDAEIALHDPEIDIFIEVMGGVKPAREFVLDALGRGKSLVTANKELIALHGREIMEAAAKTNAHVRFEAAVGGGIPLIRPLEESLGGDNIMKIMGIVNGTTNYILTRMSTDGSTYAQALAGAQKLGYAEANPSSDIEGDDAANKLAILCSIAFHAGVTADQIYREGISRIRPEDIDNARELGYAIKLLAIAERGDAGISARVHPAMIPLDHPLAGISGNFNAVFVIGESVGELMFYGQGAGSLPTATAILGDVVNIARNLARPPASTRSYWSREAEIMPIEDVSTRFYVVLKVVDRPGVLAKIAGVFGECDVSLENVVQKGIGDSVQIVLITHKVLERNFRAARRGLESLDEVEEIPSVIRVE, encoded by the coding sequence ATGACCGACCCAAAACATCCAGTCAGAATAGGATTGCTCGGCTGTGGCACTATCGGCTCGGGCGTCTTCCATCTCGCGCGTAAAAACGCCGCGGAGCTCGCGGAGGCCGCGCGCAGGCCGCTCGAGATTGCGCGCATCCTGGTTAAAGACCTCGACGAGCCGCGCACCTTTCCGGCTGACCGCGCGCTGATGACGACTGACGCGGAGATTGCGCTCCACGACCCTGAAATCGACATCTTCATCGAGGTCATGGGTGGCGTAAAGCCCGCGCGCGAGTTTGTGCTTGACGCTCTCGGGCGCGGCAAGTCACTTGTGACCGCAAACAAGGAACTTATCGCGCTCCACGGGCGCGAGATCATGGAGGCGGCGGCGAAGACAAACGCGCATGTCCGTTTCGAGGCTGCGGTAGGCGGTGGCATTCCGCTCATCAGGCCGCTCGAGGAGTCCCTCGGCGGCGACAACATTATGAAGATCATGGGCATCGTAAACGGCACCACAAACTATATCCTCACCCGCATGAGCACTGATGGAAGCACATACGCACAGGCTCTTGCCGGGGCGCAGAAACTGGGTTACGCGGAAGCGAACCCGTCATCCGACATCGAAGGTGATGACGCCGCGAACAAGCTGGCGATCCTGTGTTCGATCGCGTTCCATGCCGGCGTCACCGCCGACCAGATATACCGCGAAGGAATATCCCGCATCCGGCCTGAGGATATTGACAACGCTCGCGAGCTTGGATACGCGATCAAGTTGCTGGCGATCGCCGAGCGCGGTGACGCGGGCATTTCCGCGCGCGTTCACCCGGCGATGATCCCGCTCGACCATCCGCTCGCCGGCATATCCGGGAACTTCAACGCCGTGTTCGTGATCGGGGAGTCAGTGGGCGAGTTGATGTTTTACGGGCAAGGCGCGGGCTCACTGCCGACCGCGACCGCGATCCTCGGTGACGTCGTCAACATCGCGCGCAACCTCGCCCGCCCGCCCGCCTCGACGCGCTCATACTGGTCGCGCGAGGCTGAGATCATGCCGATAGAGGACGTTTCTACGCGCTTCTACGTGGTGCTGAAGGTCGTTGACCGCCCGGGCGTTCTCGCGAAGATCGCGGGCGTTTTCGGCGAGTGTGACGTAAGCCTGGAAAATGTCGTTCAAAAAGGGATCGGCGACAGCGTCCAGATCGTGTTGATAACTCACAAAGTGCTCGAGCGTAACTTCCGTGCCGCGCGCCGGGGCCTCGAGAGCCTGGACGAGGTCGAGGAAATCCCAAGTGTGATCCGCGTCGAATAG